The following are from one region of the Siniperca chuatsi isolate FFG_IHB_CAS linkage group LG13, ASM2008510v1, whole genome shotgun sequence genome:
- the LOC122886277 gene encoding leucine-rich repeat and immunoglobulin-like domain-containing nogo receptor-interacting protein 3 yields the protein MIGSPGPGGRALVPWPRVCRWVLVASLVAIITLTLPGSSQACPPRCECSAQLRSVSCQRRRLTNIPEGIPTETQLLDLSKNRLRWVQAGDLAPYPRLEEVDLSENLIATLEPNAFATLQSLKVLKLRGNQLKLVPMGAFAKLGNLTSLDLSENKMVILLDYTFQDLRSLKYLEVGDNDLVYISHKAFSGLLGLEDLTIERCNLTSISGQTLSYLRSLVTLHLRHLSIIALEDQNFRKLSNLRGLDIDHWPYLEYISPFSFQGLDLHWLSITNTNITSVPSVSFKNLVHLTHLNLSYNPITTLEPWAFKDLLRLKELIMVSTGLMTVELHALGGLRQIRVLNFSSNDLQTLEEGSFHSVNSLETLRVDGNPLMCDCRLLWILQRRKTLNFDGRVPVCAGPVEVQGVSLSTFTDSALFDHFTCQKPKIRNRKLQQVIAREGQPVSFLCRAEGEPAPAIVWISPQRRRITAKSSGRIIVLPSGTLEIRYAQLTDSGTYICIASNAGGNDTYFATLTVRGQPLDAASAFFLNRSLYSGDFFNDTNLNSTRVFLKFTLDLTTILVSTAMGCITFLGVVLFCFLLLFVWSRGRGQRKNNFTVEYSFRKSEPATGGSSGGTRKFNMKMI from the exons ATGATTGGCTCTCCTGGCCCTGGTGGGCGTGCCTTAGTGCCATGGCCGAGGGTGTGTCGATGGGTCCTGGTTGCTTCTCTGGTTGCCATAATAACCTTGACGCTGCCAGGAAGTAGCCAGGCCTGTCCGCCACGGTGCGAGTGCTCGGCTCAGCTGAGGTCGGTGTCGTGTCAGCGGCGTCGGCTCACCAACATCCCAGAGGGCATCCCCACAGAGACACAACTTCTGGACCTCAGCAAGAACCGTCTCCGCTGGGTGCAAGCAGGTGACCTGGCACCGTACCCGCGGCTGGAGGAAGTGGACCTCAGTGAGAACCTCATCGCCACATTAGAGCCCAATGCCTTCGCTACCCTCCAGAGTCTTAAAGTCCTGAAGTTAAGGGGAAACCAGCTGAAGTTAGTGCCCATGGGGGCCTTTGCCAAGCTGGGCAATCTGACCAGCCTGGACCTGAGCGAGAACAAGATGGTGATTTTATTGGACTACACCTTCCAGGATCTGAGGAGTCTGAAATATTTGGAGGTGGGAGACAACGACCTGGTTTATATATCCCACAAG GCATTCTCAGGGTTACTGGGGCTGGAAGATCTCACAATAGAGCGCTGCAACCTGACATCCATCTCTGGCCAGACACTGTCTTACCTCCGCAGTCTGGTCACCCTTCACCTCCGTCACCTCAGCATCATTGCCCTGGAGGACCAAAACTTCCGCAAGCTCTCCAACCTGCGGGGTCTGGACATCGATCACTGGCCGTACCTTGAGTACATCTCCCCTTTTAGTTTCCAAGGCCTGGACCTCCACTGGCTCTCCATTACCAACACCAACATCACCTCTGTCCCCTCCGTTTCCTTCAAGAACCTGGTGCACCTCACCCACCTCAACCTATCCTACAATCCCATCACCACACTAGAGCCCTGGGCCTTCAAGGACCTGCTGAGGCTGAAGGAGCTCATCATGGTAAGCACAGGGTTGATGACAGTGGAGCTTCATGCCCTTGGAGGCCTCCGACAGATCCGGGTCCTCAACTTCTCCTCCAACGACCTGCAGACTCTGGAAGAGGGCTCCTTCCACTCTGTCAACAGTCTGGAGACCCTCAGAGTGGATGGGAACCCCCTGATGTGTGACTGCCGTCTGTTGTGGATCCTGCAAAGACGCAAGACCCTCAACTTTGACGGCAGAGTGCCGGTGTGTGCCGGGCCGGTGGAGGTGCAAGGGGTCAGCCTCAGCACCTTCACCGATTCTGCACTCTTCGATCACTTTACATGCCAGAAACCTAAGATACGCAACCGTAAGCTGCAGCAG GTGATCGCTCGTGAGGGCCAGCCAGTGAGCTTTCTGTGTCGAGCAGAAGGAGAACCTGCACCTGCTATTGTCTGGATTTCCCCACAGCGCAGACGGATCACAGCCAAGAGTTCAGGGCGCATTATTGTTCTCCCTAGTGGCACCCTGGAGATCCGCTACGCCCAGCTTACTGACAGCGGAACATATATCTGCATCGCCAGTAACGCCGGAGGCAATGACACCTACTTCGCCACACTCACAGTGCGTGGCCAGCCGCTAGATGCCGCCTCAGCCTTCTTTCTCAATCGCTCGCTGTACAGCGGCGACTTCTTCAACGACACAAATCTGAACAGCACGCGTGTTTTCCTCAAGTTCACCTTGGACCTGACCACCATCTTGGTCTCCACGGCAATGGGTTGCATCACCTTCCTGGGGGTGGTCCTcttctgtttcctgctgttgTTCGTGTGGAGCCGGGGACGCGGCCAACGCAAGAACAACTTcacagtggagtactctttccGGAAATCTGAACCCGCCACTGGAGGCTCCTCAGGAGGGACCAGGAAGTTCAACATGAAGATGATATGA